The Streptomyces sp. NBC_01244 genome contains a region encoding:
- the nagB gene encoding glucosamine-6-phosphate deaminase, translating into MEVVIVPDAKAGGELIAEAMAALVRRKPDALLGVATGSTPLPIYEALAAKVKAGLVDASKARVCQLDEYVGLPAGHPESYRAVVLREVVEPLGLSEASFMGPDGSAADIVGACDAYDRALAEAGGVDLQLLGIGTDGHIGFNEPCSSLASRTRIKTLTEQTRVDNARFFDNDIEQVPHHVITQGIGTILDARHLVLLATGEGKAEAVAQTVEGPLSALVPASALQLHRHATVIVDEAAASKLKLADYFRHTYANKPAWQGL; encoded by the coding sequence CAAGCCCGACGCCCTGCTCGGCGTGGCGACCGGCTCTACCCCGCTGCCCATCTACGAGGCGCTCGCCGCCAAGGTCAAGGCCGGACTGGTCGATGCCTCCAAGGCCCGCGTCTGCCAGCTCGACGAGTACGTCGGCCTGCCGGCCGGGCACCCGGAGTCCTACCGCGCCGTCGTCCTGCGCGAGGTCGTGGAGCCGCTGGGCCTGTCCGAGGCCTCCTTCATGGGCCCCGACGGCTCGGCCGCGGACATCGTCGGCGCCTGCGACGCGTACGACCGCGCCCTCGCGGAGGCCGGCGGCGTCGACCTCCAGCTGCTCGGCATCGGCACGGACGGGCACATCGGCTTCAACGAGCCCTGCTCCTCCCTCGCCTCCCGCACCCGCATCAAGACGCTGACGGAGCAGACCCGCGTGGACAACGCGCGCTTCTTCGACAACGACATAGAGCAGGTGCCCCACCACGTCATCACCCAGGGCATCGGCACCATCCTCGACGCCCGCCACCTGGTCCTGCTGGCCACCGGCGAGGGCAAGGCCGAGGCGGTCGCGCAGACCGTCGAGGGCCCGCTGTCCGCCCTCGTACCGGCCTCCGCGCTCCAGCTGCACCGCCACGCCACGGTGATCGTGGACGAGGCCGCCGCGTCCAAGCTGAAGCTGGCGGACTACTTCCGCCACACCTACGCCAACAAGCCCGCCTGGCAGGGTCTGTAA